The following proteins are co-located in the Candidatus Ozemobacteraceae bacterium genome:
- a CDS encoding ATP-binding protein, which produces MLTEWVIISGKGGTGKTSVTAALAAWCGMSVLTDTDVDGANLELVLQACQVTEQRFEGRRKAVIKPSLCRACGRCADECRFDAVMPAAMRPDRGVIMTIDADACEGCGLCKRVCPADAIIMKKTVGGTWRESDTPWGRLFHARLEPGGENSGKLVALLRKKAREYAEAHGMPLLLTDGPPGSGCPVIATLTGANKVLIVTEPTPSGRSDAERVLDLCRHFRRPVWLAINKYDLHAGMAQQTEEWARARDVPVVGRLPYDPSVPTAIRRGVPVPSLPPSPWSEALARMAMEIGLSAKN; this is translated from the coding sequence ATGCTGACCGAATGGGTGATCATCAGCGGAAAAGGCGGAACCGGTAAGACCAGCGTCACGGCGGCTCTCGCGGCTTGGTGCGGCATGTCCGTCCTCACCGATACCGACGTCGACGGCGCAAACCTCGAACTCGTGCTCCAGGCGTGCCAGGTGACCGAGCAGCGGTTCGAGGGGCGGCGGAAGGCCGTCATCAAGCCCTCGCTGTGCCGTGCGTGCGGCAGGTGCGCCGACGAGTGTCGGTTCGACGCCGTGATGCCGGCCGCCATGCGCCCCGACCGGGGCGTCATCATGACGATCGACGCCGACGCGTGCGAGGGCTGCGGCCTGTGCAAGCGCGTCTGCCCGGCCGACGCGATCATCATGAAAAAGACCGTGGGTGGCACCTGGCGCGAGAGCGACACCCCGTGGGGCCGTCTGTTCCACGCCAGACTCGAACCGGGCGGCGAAAACTCGGGCAAACTCGTGGCCCTCTTGCGCAAAAAAGCCCGTGAATACGCTGAAGCCCATGGAATGCCGCTCCTGCTGACCGACGGGCCGCCCGGTTCGGGCTGCCCTGTCATCGCCACCCTGACCGGCGCCAACAAGGTGCTGATTGTCACCGAACCGACCCCGTCGGGACGGTCCGATGCCGAGCGCGTGCTCGATTTGTGCCGGCACTTCCGGCGTCCGGTGTGGCTTGCCATCAACAAATACGACCTGCATGCGGGAATGGCGCAGCAGACCGAGGAGTGGGCCCGCGCCCGCGACGTGCCCGTCGTTGGTCGTCTGCCGTATGACCCGTCCGTTCCCACGGCGATCCGGCGCGGCGTGCCGGTGCCGTCCCTCCCTCCCTCGCCCTGGAGCGAAGCTCTGGCCCGGATGGCGATGGAAATCGGGCTTTCGGCTAAAAATTGA
- a CDS encoding PLP-dependent aspartate aminotransferase family protein has protein sequence MKSSHPKMFDTACIHAGQHPDELFGGVSVPIYQSSTFAFESAEVGAARFSGQSDGYKYTRLGNPTTAALEACIAELEGGGTGLATASGMAAVSTAYLALLGNGCHMVSTDSVYGPSRTLAERELSRFGVEASYVDTSNLEHLKAAIRPNTKLVYLETPANPTLSITDIAEASKIAHAAGAVVVVDNTFCSPMLQRPLDLGADIVLHSMTKFINGHSDVVAGILITRNAELAARLKSVLVQMGGTIDPHQAWLVLRGVKTLPMRMRIAQENAQRLADELSRHPLIASVAYPGLKSHPQHDLATKQMKGPGSMISFEMAGGVEAGRILMNSVSLSTLAVSLGGIETLIQHPACMTHASVPRETRLSAGITDGLVRLSVGCEAYDDLHQDLFSALDEVKRQCSGEEQQARFKVNV, from the coding sequence ATGAAGTCGTCCCACCCAAAGATGTTCGATACGGCATGTATCCATGCGGGGCAGCACCCTGATGAACTGTTCGGCGGCGTCAGCGTGCCGATCTACCAGTCCTCCACCTTCGCGTTCGAGAGCGCCGAGGTCGGCGCCGCCCGATTTTCGGGCCAGAGCGACGGCTACAAATACACGCGGCTCGGGAACCCGACGACGGCGGCTCTCGAAGCCTGCATCGCCGAACTCGAGGGCGGCGGCACCGGCCTTGCCACGGCATCCGGCATGGCGGCCGTCAGCACCGCCTACCTGGCGCTTCTGGGGAACGGCTGCCACATGGTCTCGACCGACTCGGTCTATGGCCCGTCACGAACCCTGGCGGAACGGGAACTTTCGAGGTTCGGCGTCGAAGCCTCGTATGTCGACACTTCGAACCTCGAACACCTGAAAGCGGCGATTCGTCCGAACACGAAGCTCGTCTACCTGGAAACGCCCGCCAACCCGACGCTTTCGATCACCGATATCGCTGAGGCGTCGAAGATCGCTCATGCCGCCGGCGCGGTGGTCGTCGTCGACAACACCTTCTGCAGTCCGATGCTCCAGCGGCCGCTCGACCTGGGCGCCGACATCGTGCTGCACAGCATGACGAAATTCATCAACGGTCACAGCGACGTCGTGGCCGGCATCCTGATCACCCGCAACGCTGAACTCGCGGCCCGCCTGAAGAGCGTCCTCGTGCAGATGGGCGGCACCATCGACCCGCACCAGGCATGGCTCGTGCTGCGCGGCGTGAAGACCTTGCCAATGCGCATGCGAATCGCCCAGGAAAACGCGCAGCGCCTGGCCGATGAGCTGTCGCGCCATCCGCTGATCGCTTCCGTCGCGTATCCCGGTCTGAAATCGCATCCGCAGCACGATCTGGCGACGAAGCAGATGAAGGGGCCGGGCTCGATGATCTCGTTCGAGATGGCCGGCGGCGTCGAAGCCGGCCGTATCCTGATGAACAGCGTCTCGCTCTCGACGCTGGCTGTCTCGCTCGGCGGCATCGAAACGCTCATCCAGCACCCCGCCTGCATGACCCACGCATCCGTACCGCGTGAGACCAGACTTTCGGCCGGCATAACCGACGGGCTGGTCAGGCTCTCGGTCGGCTGTGAGGCTTATGACGACCTCCATCAGGACCTGTTTTCCGCTCTCGATGAAGTGAAACGGCAGTGTTCCGGGGAGGAACAACAGGCCCGCTTCAAGGTAAACGTATAA
- a CDS encoding NifB/NifX family molybdenum-iron cluster-binding protein: MKIAIPVAEGKLTEHFGHCEEFAFFDVDDVARAILGETRLQPPPHEPGVLPRWLVSNKATVAIVGGMGMRARQMLEESGVKVVMGAPSLPPAEIVRQYLAGTLVVGDNTCNHGPDHVCTDTHGHGQAHGHTHQHGHGPASRKGGC; this comes from the coding sequence ATGAAGATCGCCATTCCCGTCGCCGAAGGCAAGTTGACCGAACATTTCGGCCATTGTGAAGAGTTCGCATTTTTCGACGTCGACGACGTCGCCCGCGCCATTCTCGGCGAGACCCGCCTCCAGCCCCCTCCTCACGAACCCGGCGTCCTGCCCCGCTGGCTGGTCTCGAACAAGGCCACCGTCGCGATCGTCGGCGGCATGGGCATGCGCGCCCGCCAGATGCTCGAAGAGAGCGGGGTCAAGGTCGTGATGGGCGCCCCCAGCCTGCCGCCGGCCGAGATTGTGCGCCAGTACCTCGCCGGCACCCTTGTCGTTGGCGATAACACGTGCAATCATGGACCCGACCACGTCTGCACCGACACGCACGGCCACGGCCAGGCCCATGGCCACACCCACCAGCACGGCCACGGCCCCGCCTCGCGCAAGGGCGGCTGCTGA
- a CDS encoding Mrp/NBP35 family ATP-binding protein, with translation MTASNCSSCSDTTCSSKTRNPDESADDFLRRQRLQGNLCRIKHIFFVLSGKGGVGKSTVAANLALSLGMNGYSAGLLDIDLHGPSIPTMLGLADVRAESAGNGLIKPVELTSVVKVMSVAFLLQGNDDAVIWRGPMKAGVIEQLVADVDWGPLDALVVDCPPGTGDEPLSIVQTVGKADGAIIVTTPQQVATADVRRSISFCHRLDLPVLGVIENMSGFVCPHCNETTEIFSKGGGETMAADMGVPFLGRIPIDPELMGAGDRGVPYVQRFSERPAAKAFSKAILPLIGRMGDTVAGQEEA, from the coding sequence ATGACCGCATCGAATTGCAGCAGTTGTTCCGATACCACCTGTTCCTCAAAAACGCGGAATCCTGATGAGTCGGCCGATGATTTCCTCCGGCGGCAACGGCTTCAGGGAAACCTGTGCCGGATCAAACACATCTTCTTCGTGCTTTCCGGCAAGGGCGGGGTCGGCAAGAGCACCGTTGCCGCGAATCTCGCGCTCTCGCTGGGCATGAACGGGTACAGCGCCGGTCTGCTCGACATCGACCTGCACGGCCCGTCGATTCCGACGATGCTCGGCCTCGCCGATGTACGCGCCGAGTCTGCGGGAAACGGGCTGATCAAGCCGGTTGAACTGACATCGGTCGTCAAGGTGATGTCAGTTGCCTTCCTGCTGCAGGGAAACGACGACGCCGTGATCTGGCGCGGTCCGATGAAGGCTGGGGTTATCGAACAGCTGGTGGCCGACGTCGACTGGGGCCCGCTCGATGCACTGGTTGTCGACTGCCCGCCCGGCACCGGGGATGAGCCGCTCAGCATCGTGCAGACCGTCGGAAAGGCCGACGGGGCGATCATCGTCACGACCCCGCAACAGGTCGCCACCGCCGACGTCCGTCGCTCGATCAGCTTTTGCCACCGCCTCGATCTGCCCGTGCTGGGCGTGATCGAGAACATGTCCGGCTTCGTCTGCCCTCATTGCAACGAAACGACCGAGATCTTCAGCAAAGGAGGCGGCGAAACGATGGCCGCCGACATGGGCGTGCCGTTCCTTGGCCGGATCCCGATTGATCCCGAACTGATGGGGGCAGGCGATCGGGGCGTGCCGTATGTCCAGCGATTCTCGGAGCGGCCGGCTGCAAAAGCCTTTTCCAAGGCTATTCTGCCGTTGATAGGCCGGATGGGCGACACCGTCGCGGGCCAGGAAGAAGCCTGA